The following proteins are co-located in the Primulina tabacum isolate GXHZ01 chromosome 11, ASM2559414v2, whole genome shotgun sequence genome:
- the LOC142519328 gene encoding uncharacterized protein LOC142519328 yields the protein MAVLLDPDTSELIFQFEGNKQLSSSIRLRNTIENHVAFKIQCTRPRRYGVQPWIGIISPGGCCEVTVFTTHAPRRAPTNMQTWESRDTFKIQSVVARPGTTKEDAPNLFNSAVAHMIEESRLQVVYTLPQAQVAPLDSHNLTESSLATISEVTNSVVKNQNNELQVDESESIVEVSTSQVVHNSVRCRNIQIGALILKCFICTFIVVVSYYLMKQTFSVIRTLAKLMVMLMMKMVTKLVSESIEEWVAKTLICVFMSLVYKYDRVMDLTNWKTKFIQNANKLKDKMINFNLLCFS from the exons ATGGCCGTGTTGTTGGATCCCGATACTTCGGAGCTGATTTTTCagt TTGAGGGGAACAAGCAGCTATCTTCTTCGATCAGATTGAGGAATACGATTGAGAATCATGTCGCTTTTAAG ATTCAATGCACAAGACCGAGACGGTATGGTGTTCAGCCCTGGATTGGAATTATTTCTCCTGGGGGATGTTGTGAGGTTACAG TGTTTACAACGCATGCTCCAAGGAGGGCTCCTACCAACATGCAGACTTGGGAGAGCAGGGACACATTCAAGATTCAAAGTGTTGTTGCAAGGCCTGGTACAACCAAAGAAGATGCTCCCAATTTG TTCAATTCGGCGGTAGCTCATATGATTGAAGAGAGCAGGCTTCAAGTGGTTTACACTTTACCACAAGCCCAAGTTGCACCCCTTGATTCTCACAACTTAACAGAGTCTTCTTTGGCAACAATATCTGAG GTCACCAACTCTGTTGTCAAAAACCAAAACAATGAATTACAG GTTGATGAATCAGAGTCCATTGTTGAAGTGAGCACATCTCAAGTGGTTCACAATTCGGTGAGGTGTAGGAACATTCAGATTGGTGCATTGATCTTGAAGTGTTTCATCTGCACTTTTATTGTTGTGGTATCTTACTACCTCATGAAGCAGACATTTTCTGTAATCAG GACTTTGGCGAAGTTGATGGTGATGTTAATGATGAAGATGGTCACTAAATTGGTGTCGGAGTCGATTGAAGAATGGGTAGCGAAGACTCTTATCTGTGTTTTTATGTCCCTCGTGTACAAGTACGATCGAGTTATGGACCTAACAAACTGGAAGACAAAATTTATTCAAAATGCTAACAAACTGAAAGATAAAATGATAAACTTCAATCTGCTGTGTTTTTCTTGA